From the genome of Ignavibacteriales bacterium, one region includes:
- a CDS encoding MFS transporter: MNSLENRDDFEKSTYSKVTRRLIPFLFLCYILAYVDRVNVSFARLQMQQDLGMSDTVFGAGMGLFFIGYFFFEVPSNIMLKKIGARFWIGPIMIIWGIVSSSMMLVKSPFGFYLLRFLLGIVESGFFPGVVLYLTFWYTDKYRAKMVAAFMSAIALSGAFGSPMSGWIMSKFSTLYGLTNWQWLFLIEGIPSVIVGIVALYFLDDGPQSAKWLKDDERNLLLNNLDKDEKNKSKAEKDRHRLIDIFKSSKVWLLCFVYFGFMMSNYYIGFWMPQLIKDNITTDPWQIGLISIIPWGFGAVAMVVWAHHSDKTGERRWHVAIASIIAAIFLIISGIQNLPVIVSVAVLALATAGILSGLSTFWALPTSLLSGTAAAAGIAWINSVGNLGGFVSPYVVGWIRDNFHNQMYVGLVIATASTISAGLVLLVARKNKAIFKTSFRQND; encoded by the coding sequence TTGAATAGTTTGGAAAATCGCGACGACTTTGAGAAATCAACATATAGTAAAGTAACAAGAAGATTAATTCCATTTCTCTTCCTTTGTTACATTCTTGCATATGTAGATAGAGTGAATGTGAGCTTTGCAAGATTGCAAATGCAGCAAGACTTAGGTATGAGCGATACAGTTTTTGGTGCCGGCATGGGATTATTCTTTATCGGATATTTCTTTTTCGAAGTTCCTAGTAACATAATGTTAAAAAAAATTGGCGCTCGTTTTTGGATCGGTCCAATTATGATTATATGGGGTATTGTTTCTTCTTCAATGATGTTAGTAAAAAGTCCCTTCGGTTTTTATCTATTAAGGTTTTTACTCGGAATTGTTGAGTCTGGTTTTTTCCCGGGTGTTGTTCTTTACCTAACATTTTGGTATACAGATAAGTATAGAGCAAAAATGGTTGCGGCGTTCATGAGTGCGATTGCATTATCCGGTGCTTTCGGAAGTCCAATGTCCGGATGGATTATGTCAAAATTTTCTACATTATATGGACTAACTAATTGGCAATGGCTCTTTTTAATTGAGGGAATTCCATCTGTAATAGTTGGAATTGTTGCATTATATTTCCTTGATGATGGACCTCAGAGTGCAAAATGGCTGAAAGATGATGAGCGAAATTTACTTTTAAATAATTTGGATAAAGATGAAAAAAATAAAAGCAAAGCAGAAAAAGATCGTCATCGATTAATAGATATATTCAAAAGTTCAAAAGTATGGTTGCTGTGTTTCGTTTACTTCGGTTTCATGATGAGCAATTATTATATCGGTTTTTGGATGCCCCAGTTGATAAAAGATAATATTACAACTGATCCATGGCAAATCGGATTAATATCAATTATTCCATGGGGATTTGGTGCTGTAGCAATGGTCGTTTGGGCTCATCATTCAGATAAAACCGGAGAACGTCGTTGGCATGTAGCAATAGCCAGCATAATAGCAGCGATCTTTTTAATTATAAGTGGAATTCAAAATTTACCAGTTATTGTAAGTGTAGCTGTTTTGGCTTTAGCTACGGCGGGTATCTTATCTGGCCTTTCAACATTCTGGGCTTTGCCTACATCACTATTATCCGGCACAGCCGCTGCTGCAGGAATTGCATGGATTAATTCAGTCGGCAATCTCGGCGGATTTGTTAGTCCATATGTTGTTGGTTGGATACGTGACAATTTTCATAATCAAATGTATGTTGGTTTGGTTATCGCAACGGCATCTACTATTTCTGCGGGACTAGTATTATTAGTTGCTCGGAAAAATAAGGCCATATTCAAAACTTCTTTCAGACAAAATGATTAA
- the tkt gene encoding transketolase, whose protein sequence is MLKEEKNILQKISHTVRALSADAIEKQQSGHPGLPLGAAEIGAFLFTKVMKHNPKNPNWMGRDRFILSAGHGSMLQYALLHLCGYDLSLDDIKNFRLLNSKTPGHPEYGITQGVETTTGPLGQGIGAATGMAIAQKLLSARFGNELFNSKIFVLAGDGCMMEGISSEAGSLAGNLGLNNLVIIYDSNNVCLDGPTSECFNEDVAKRYEAYGFNVYRIDGYDFDQMEVVFNDVRTEKEKPSLIIAQTIIGKHSTSRQGTNSIHGKFLDPDEMKEFKKEIGWPDTRFYVPDEVKEYFLNSLPQFIEYEKKWNELFSKLILNDPIKSKTWKVFSEKKLPDDFGEQIWNLKMESDLPTRKYNETIIAKIAEMLPFLISISADVASVDLTWLPGNRIVNKNNWDRQQIKFGVREFSMAAAAYGMQLYGMIQPVIGTFLVFSDYMRNAIRMTALMKQRVIYVYSHDSILIGQDGPTHQPVEHLMSLRLIPNLVTIRPGDENESKAAWSTALEFNDGPVALCFTRQPVLSSVNKITKEKARNGLKRGAYILYGEKDSLVQIEIFATGSEINPSFVAAKMLEEDGYSVRVISVPSWELFDKQNEDYKNSILYGKANLKVSVEAGVGLGWQKFVGQNGLIISQETFGASAPESVLADHFGFTAEKIYSRIRRSLSVVTEKIINNS, encoded by the coding sequence ATGCTAAAAGAAGAAAAAAACATATTACAAAAAATATCACATACTGTACGTGCTCTTTCTGCAGATGCGATTGAAAAACAGCAGTCCGGTCATCCCGGATTGCCTCTAGGAGCTGCTGAGATTGGTGCTTTTCTATTTACAAAAGTGATGAAACATAATCCTAAAAATCCTAATTGGATGGGAAGAGATAGATTTATACTCTCAGCCGGCCATGGATCAATGCTTCAATATGCGTTACTTCATCTATGCGGTTATGATTTGAGTCTGGATGATATTAAAAATTTTCGTCTGCTCAATTCAAAAACTCCTGGTCATCCTGAATATGGAATTACACAAGGCGTTGAAACAACTACAGGCCCATTAGGGCAGGGAATTGGTGCTGCAACTGGAATGGCAATAGCGCAGAAATTACTATCGGCAAGATTCGGTAATGAATTATTTAACTCAAAAATATTTGTCCTTGCCGGTGATGGTTGCATGATGGAAGGAATAAGTTCTGAGGCGGGTAGTCTTGCTGGTAATCTTGGATTGAATAACCTTGTAATAATCTATGATTCCAACAATGTGTGTCTGGATGGTCCTACATCTGAATGTTTTAATGAAGATGTAGCTAAACGATATGAAGCATATGGTTTTAATGTATACCGGATTGACGGATATGACTTTGATCAGATGGAAGTGGTCTTTAATGATGTAAGAACTGAAAAGGAAAAACCGAGTTTGATAATTGCCCAAACTATTATTGGAAAACATTCTACTTCAAGACAAGGCACAAATTCAATACATGGAAAGTTTCTCGATCCCGATGAGATGAAAGAATTTAAAAAAGAGATCGGCTGGCCAGATACCCGTTTTTACGTACCAGATGAAGTCAAAGAATATTTTTTGAATTCTCTACCGCAGTTTATTGAGTATGAAAAAAAATGGAATGAACTCTTTTCGAAATTGATTCTTAACGATCCAATTAAATCAAAAACATGGAAAGTATTTTCAGAGAAAAAACTACCAGATGACTTTGGAGAACAAATCTGGAATTTGAAAATGGAATCAGATTTACCGACACGAAAATATAATGAAACGATCATTGCAAAAATTGCAGAAATGCTTCCATTTCTTATTTCGATCTCTGCTGATGTTGCCAGCGTAGATTTAACATGGCTTCCAGGCAATAGGATTGTAAATAAAAACAATTGGGACCGGCAGCAAATTAAATTTGGTGTTCGTGAATTTAGTATGGCCGCTGCCGCTTATGGAATGCAATTATATGGTATGATTCAACCGGTGATAGGAACTTTCTTGGTGTTCTCCGATTATATGAGGAATGCCATTCGAATGACTGCACTAATGAAACAAAGGGTAATCTATGTCTATTCACATGATTCGATCTTAATTGGCCAGGATGGTCCTACACATCAGCCGGTTGAACATTTAATGTCTTTACGCCTTATCCCAAATTTAGTAACAATAAGACCTGGCGATGAAAATGAATCTAAAGCAGCGTGGTCAACAGCACTTGAATTTAATGACGGTCCTGTTGCATTATGTTTTACACGTCAGCCAGTACTTTCCTCGGTTAATAAAATAACAAAAGAAAAAGCACGTAATGGTTTAAAACGCGGGGCATATATTTTATATGGCGAGAAAGATTCACTTGTTCAGATAGAAATTTTTGCGACAGGTTCAGAAATCAATCCATCTTTTGTTGCAGCAAAAATGTTAGAGGAAGATGGTTACTCTGTTCGAGTTATTTCTGTACCAAGTTGGGAATTATTTGACAAGCAGAATGAAGATTACAAGAATTCAATTCTTTATGGAAAAGCCAATTTAAAAGTAAGCGTAGAAGCTGGCGTAGGATTGGGCTGGCAAAAGTTTGTAGGTCAAAACGGATTGATAATCTCTCAAGAAACATTCGGTGCTTCTGCTCCTGAATCTGTATTAGCAGATCATTTCGGTTTTACTGCTGAAAAAATATATAGCAGAATCAGGCGATCTCTTTCTGTTGTTACAGAAAAAATTATTAATAATTCGTAG
- a CDS encoding SDR family oxidoreductase: MNNLFDVSGKIALVTGSGQGIGFTLAKGLAKAGCTVILNDIVEERLKSAVEKLRAEGFSAYGFVFDVTKEDDINQNVQKIQKEIGIVDILVNNAGIQIRGPLEDFNYTDWQKILNINLTSAFLVSKAVVKKMIVKKSGKIINICSIQSDLARPSIAPYTASKGGLRNLTRGMATDWGKYDIQVNGISPGYFKTEMTKALYEDVKFDAWLCGRTPANRWGDPEELVGALIYLSSKASSYVNGQLIYVDGGMTSCV, from the coding sequence ATGAATAACCTATTTGATGTATCTGGAAAAATTGCTTTGGTAACCGGAAGCGGGCAGGGAATTGGTTTCACTTTAGCTAAAGGATTAGCTAAAGCAGGATGTACAGTAATACTGAATGATATTGTAGAAGAAAGACTTAAATCGGCTGTTGAAAAATTACGGGCTGAAGGATTCTCTGCGTATGGTTTTGTATTTGACGTTACGAAAGAAGACGATATAAACCAGAATGTTCAAAAAATTCAAAAAGAAATTGGAATAGTAGATATTTTAGTAAATAATGCCGGCATTCAAATTAGAGGTCCTCTTGAAGATTTTAATTATACAGATTGGCAAAAAATATTAAATATAAATTTAACATCCGCTTTTCTTGTGAGTAAAGCGGTAGTAAAAAAAATGATTGTAAAAAAATCGGGAAAAATTATTAATATTTGCTCGATACAAAGTGATCTGGCGCGGCCTTCAATAGCTCCTTATACTGCATCGAAGGGCGGATTAAGAAATCTGACTCGCGGTATGGCAACCGATTGGGGAAAGTATGATATACAAGTCAATGGAATATCACCGGGTTATTTTAAAACCGAAATGACAAAAGCACTTTATGAAGATGTAAAATTCGATGCCTGGCTTTGCGGCAGAACACCTGCCAACAGATGGGGCGATCCGGAAGAGTTAGTAGGTGCGCTTATCTATCTTTCCTCTAAAGCCTCAAGCTACGTGAACGGTCAATTAATTTACGTTGATGGTGGTATGACGTCCTGTGTCTGA
- a CDS encoding sodium/solute symporter (Members of the Solute:Sodium Symporter (SSS), TC 2.A.21 as described in tcdb.org, catalyze solute:Na+ symport. Known solutes for members of the family include sugars, amino acids, nucleosides, inositols, vitamins, urea or anions, depending on the system.): MQSSGFTTIDAVIAFTYVFGIIGFGLYMYKRQKSTNDFLLAGRTMSWFPVGMSLLATLTSAIGYMAFPAGSYKYGLIMLWMALAIPISYPVVVKIFIPFYHKLKVVTAYEYLERRFNTEVRALASAIFILWRLTWMAAIIYVPSMVLSVVTNGKIPLIPSILVMGLITTITTALGGMKATMWSNVIHSFVMFAGMILAVILVFTAVPGGISEVWSMLVAAGKTNLTANIPGFDDAGLFGKIRLYLVTDITIVSLIITYSVQKMGNYCVDQAMVQTYLTGKSLAESKKGFLTNAYAYLLYIVLVTFIGFGLYAVAIHLNFPKTLAIDNIFPYFIANVMPVGVTGLMVAAIYGASMSSLNSGINSSIAAILNDFYGRYKLKVYNLDAGEVSNEERDRRLKIARYSSLILGLIVTIGACFVGEMGNIFDYSQKLINMFTGPLFGVFILGMFSKRATAPATLIGGFLGFLFGSLLVFGKKWGIDAFSVGVLWPAAISFFATLVLGLVLSFFIGKNNEENLNYTFRNVMRNNNL, translated from the coding sequence ATGCAGTCTAGCGGATTTACAACGATTGATGCAGTTATAGCTTTTACTTATGTGTTTGGGATTATCGGATTTGGTCTTTATATGTATAAACGACAGAAATCGACAAATGATTTTTTACTTGCTGGAAGAACAATGAGTTGGTTTCCAGTTGGTATGTCGCTTCTGGCTACATTAACAAGTGCGATTGGTTACATGGCATTTCCAGCGGGTTCATACAAATATGGACTGATAATGTTATGGATGGCGCTGGCAATTCCAATTTCATATCCGGTAGTTGTCAAGATTTTCATTCCTTTTTATCACAAACTGAAAGTTGTAACTGCTTATGAATATCTGGAAAGAAGATTTAATACTGAAGTCCGTGCATTGGCGAGCGCTATATTTATTTTATGGCGTCTTACATGGATGGCTGCAATTATCTACGTTCCTTCCATGGTGCTAAGTGTTGTAACAAACGGAAAAATTCCGCTTATCCCATCTATTCTGGTTATGGGACTCATAACCACTATAACTACAGCACTTGGCGGTATGAAAGCTACTATGTGGTCCAACGTAATTCATTCGTTTGTAATGTTTGCGGGAATGATACTCGCTGTTATCTTAGTATTTACCGCGGTACCCGGTGGTATTTCTGAAGTATGGTCTATGCTTGTCGCTGCAGGAAAGACAAATCTAACTGCTAATATTCCCGGTTTCGACGACGCAGGTCTATTTGGTAAGATAAGACTCTATTTAGTAACAGACATTACAATTGTCTCACTTATAATTACTTATTCAGTTCAAAAAATGGGAAACTACTGTGTGGACCAGGCGATGGTCCAAACCTATTTAACCGGAAAATCATTGGCGGAAAGTAAAAAAGGATTTTTAACCAATGCCTATGCTTATCTATTATATATAGTTTTAGTTACTTTCATCGGATTTGGATTGTATGCAGTTGCGATCCATTTAAACTTTCCTAAAACATTGGCCATCGATAACATCTTCCCATACTTTATCGCAAACGTCATGCCTGTTGGTGTTACCGGTTTAATGGTTGCTGCTATTTACGGCGCGTCCATGTCGAGTCTAAATTCCGGAATAAACTCAAGCATCGCTGCAATACTAAATGACTTTTACGGGCGGTATAAATTAAAAGTATATAATCTTGATGCCGGTGAAGTATCAAATGAAGAGAGAGATCGTCGTTTAAAAATTGCAAGATATTCGTCACTCATTCTTGGATTAATAGTTACAATCGGCGCTTGCTTTGTAGGAGAAATGGGTAACATCTTCGACTACTCACAAAAACTTATAAACATGTTTACTGGACCGTTATTTGGAGTATTTATTTTAGGTATGTTCTCTAAAAGAGCAACAGCACCAGCTACATTGATCGGAGGTTTTCTTGGATTTCTTTTCGGCTCCCTTTTAGTATTTGGTAAAAAATGGGGAATAGACGCATTCTCAGTGGGCGTCCTATGGCCTGCGGCTATTTCATTCTTCGCCACCTTAGTTCTTGGACTTGTACTGAGTTTCTTCATCGGTAAAAACAACGAGGAAAATCTGAATTACACATTTCGAAATGTTATGAGAAATAATAATCTCTAA
- a CDS encoding FGGY family carbohydrate kinase, which translates to MLRPSIIWCDSRAVEIGNNAFEIIGSNYCLNNLLNSPGNFTASKLRWVKENEPGIYSQIHKAMLPGDFIAMKLVQLFPG; encoded by the coding sequence GTGTTGCGTCCATCAATAATTTGGTGCGATAGTCGCGCAGTTGAAATCGGCAATAACGCTTTTGAAATAATTGGAAGTAATTATTGTTTGAATAATTTATTGAACTCTCCCGGAAATTTTACCGCTTCGAAGCTTAGATGGGTAAAGGAAAATGAACCCGGAATTTATTCTCAAATTCATAAAGCAATGCTTCCGGGCGACTTTATAGCAATGAAATTAGTACAACTATTTCCGGGCTAA
- a CDS encoding sialidase family protein gives MNKISSLILSAFFFIILFAETKAQQYQFSIPKVEGISIEKGESIRIPGPTTATVFQFKDGRIVLGTGKDVKWSSDKGHTWVEGGPGPNARNTVDLGNGEIICVQPNSIKRPDGKFTLKLQRSIDNWKTVVNEESVLDIPNSSFTVTGDGSIKDGFIFHHGILKLDDGTLIGTMYGNYEGDNIYCDGYPPELNQRKYRTIVVFSKDKGSSWENNVLVAYDKMLGRGIEDNHPLLGKYASATSIVPAITQEGFREADIVRAANGDLLCLMRSGGRNGKAVNLFPTPLYCSRSTDNGKSWSPPAQIADRGVCPNAVTLENGIIVCTYSRPGNWLIFSDDNGITWKGAFQFATSDDYNFIVETEQNVIQVYHEVKEGNQKIIYGSYFKIERR, from the coding sequence ATGAATAAGATCTCATCCTTAATTCTTTCCGCATTCTTCTTTATCATATTGTTTGCGGAAACCAAGGCGCAACAATATCAATTTTCGATACCGAAAGTTGAAGGAATTAGTATAGAAAAAGGAGAATCTATTAGAATACCTGGTCCAACAACTGCAACTGTATTCCAGTTTAAGGATGGACGAATTGTATTAGGTACTGGGAAGGATGTAAAATGGTCTTCTGATAAAGGCCATACGTGGGTGGAAGGAGGTCCGGGACCAAACGCAAGAAATACAGTTGATTTAGGAAATGGAGAAATAATTTGTGTTCAGCCGAATTCGATTAAACGACCGGATGGAAAATTTACGTTGAAGTTGCAGAGGTCTATTGATAATTGGAAAACAGTAGTGAATGAAGAATCCGTTCTTGACATTCCTAATTCATCATTTACAGTAACTGGTGACGGGAGTATTAAAGACGGGTTTATATTCCATCATGGAATTTTAAAGCTTGATGATGGGACATTAATAGGTACAATGTACGGCAACTATGAAGGCGATAATATTTACTGCGATGGATATCCACCGGAATTAAATCAGCGTAAGTATAGAACGATAGTTGTTTTTTCAAAAGACAAAGGCAGTAGTTGGGAAAATAATGTTCTTGTTGCTTATGATAAAATGCTGGGACGCGGGATAGAGGATAATCATCCCTTACTTGGTAAATATGCGAGTGCTACATCTATAGTTCCGGCTATTACTCAAGAAGGTTTTAGAGAAGCTGATATTGTAAGAGCGGCGAACGGAGATTTACTTTGTCTAATGAGAAGCGGGGGAAGAAATGGTAAAGCTGTTAATTTGTTTCCCACACCTCTTTATTGTTCCAGATCAACAGACAATGGAAAATCATGGTCACCACCTGCTCAAATTGCAGATAGAGGTGTGTGCCCGAATGCAGTTACTCTTGAAAATGGAATTATTGTTTGCACTTACAGTCGGCCGGGTAACTGGTTAATTTTTTCAGATGATAATGGTATTACTTGGAAAGGAGCTTTTCAATTTGCTACTTCAGATGATTACAATTTCATTGTTGAGACCGAACAAAATGTAATCCAGGTTTATCACGAAGTGAAAGAGGGTAATCAGAAAATAATTTATGGCTCCTATTTTAAAATTGAAAGGCGGTAG
- a CDS encoding right-handed parallel beta-helix repeat-containing protein, protein MKKNLLIIFLAIYFICGYSFGQSKDISKVGPTTEKVDLAKYKQVFYVSQINGSDKDGNGSRVKPWSTILFALNIITQNSKDNVTALLVAAGIYKDGTVQMKSYVDIFGGFSNTSWERDIHANPTILDGDYSRRVAVGADDARIDGVSIIKGIARSDGGGILCDDTSPEISNCFIVNNYVMEPENFNYTRIHQKGNMGGGIACRYNGIPTIRNNIFYNNRTSIGDGGALSFFGWLRERHATDKRIENNFMEGSGRAVVRNNVFIQNTAGVNDISQSRTSNGGAISCSNESRPIIENNIIVSNRAKGNSDAGAIYVEDFSYPTINDNWIVGNISDDDAGGIYVMHLSHAVITNNFIAGNWTMNGGAGGVRLSKEGRALISDNIIVNNQSGGAIQCVDSYMELKNNIIMNNKGKISIKYSNNFSYFVPSLIEKNIILENEGKIGIELRKNETITVNNNNVNEQVTGKDNSYKQIGINNKSITGDIVKNSFDGKIFQTIIETKNIENAQTLLGRTIRIGDFWSVVCKVDKNKFNVWGNVSEKTADNSNFEILPNYEMQK, encoded by the coding sequence ATGAAAAAAAATCTTCTAATAATTTTTCTCGCAATTTATTTTATCTGCGGATACTCATTCGGTCAGTCAAAAGATATTTCCAAAGTTGGACCAACCACTGAAAAAGTGGATCTAGCAAAGTACAAACAAGTTTTTTATGTCTCTCAAATTAACGGCTCTGATAAAGACGGTAATGGCTCCCGGGTTAAACCGTGGAGTACAATTCTATTCGCATTAAATATTATAACCCAGAATTCAAAAGATAATGTAACAGCATTGCTTGTCGCTGCGGGAATTTATAAGGATGGCACAGTACAAATGAAATCGTACGTAGATATTTTCGGCGGTTTCAGTAATACATCATGGGAGCGGGACATTCATGCGAATCCCACAATTCTTGACGGTGATTACAGCCGGCGAGTTGCTGTTGGTGCAGATGATGCGCGTATTGACGGAGTTTCAATTATAAAAGGAATAGCTCGTTCCGATGGCGGTGGAATTTTATGCGATGATACTTCTCCCGAAATCAGTAATTGTTTTATAGTAAATAATTACGTCATGGAACCGGAAAATTTCAATTACACAAGAATTCATCAAAAAGGAAATATGGGTGGAGGAATTGCTTGTCGTTATAATGGAATTCCAACAATACGAAATAACATTTTTTATAATAACAGAACTTCAATCGGTGACGGTGGCGCTCTTTCATTTTTCGGCTGGCTTAGAGAAAGACATGCAACGGATAAAAGAATTGAAAACAATTTTATGGAAGGATCGGGAAGAGCAGTAGTTAGAAATAATGTCTTCATTCAAAATACGGCAGGTGTAAATGATATTAGTCAGTCCCGCACCAGTAACGGAGGTGCAATATCATGCTCGAATGAATCAAGACCAATAATTGAAAATAATATTATTGTTTCAAACCGCGCTAAAGGAAACAGCGACGCGGGAGCTATTTACGTTGAAGATTTTTCCTATCCGACGATTAACGACAATTGGATTGTAGGAAATATTTCCGATGACGATGCCGGCGGTATTTATGTAATGCATTTAAGTCATGCGGTTATTACAAACAATTTTATTGCAGGCAACTGGACCATGAACGGTGGTGCGGGTGGTGTTCGATTAAGTAAAGAAGGGCGTGCACTTATTTCCGATAATATCATTGTGAACAATCAATCCGGCGGAGCTATACAATGTGTTGATTCTTATATGGAACTGAAGAATAATATTATAATGAACAATAAAGGAAAAATCAGCATCAAGTATTCAAATAATTTCAGCTATTTCGTTCCTTCTTTAATAGAGAAGAATATCATTCTTGAAAATGAAGGTAAGATTGGAATTGAATTAAGAAAGAATGAAACAATTACTGTAAATAATAATAATGTGAATGAACAGGTTACCGGTAAAGACAATTCATATAAGCAAATTGGTATCAATAATAAAAGCATAACCGGAGATATTGTAAAGAATTCATTCGATGGAAAAATTTTCCAAACAATAATTGAAACCAAAAATATCGAAAATGCTCAGACCTTGTTAGGTAGAACAATACGAATTGGAGACTTCTGGAGTGTTGTTTGTAAAGTTGATAAAAATAAATTTAATGTATGGGGGAATGTATCAGAAAAAACCGCCGATAATTCTAACTTTGAGATTCTCCCTAATTACGAAATGCAAAAATAA
- a CDS encoding FGGY-family carbohydrate kinase has protein sequence MNVLKAGEIAATAGTFGVIYGVIDKINFDKLSRVNQFAHVNYTIEQPSYGVLLCINGTGIQNSWIRKQFASDLSYDAINKLASNIAVGSEGIFVVPFGNGSERVLQNKNIKGQILGIDFNRHTKEHLFRAAQEGIAFSLKYGVDIMKEMGLNINVIRAGNVNMFLSPILRQTL, from the coding sequence TTGAATGTTCTCAAAGCCGGAGAAATTGCAGCTACGGCTGGAACTTTCGGCGTCATCTATGGTGTGATTGATAAAATCAATTTCGATAAACTTTCACGTGTGAATCAATTTGCCCATGTAAATTATACAATTGAACAACCGAGTTATGGAGTGCTACTCTGTATAAACGGGACAGGCATCCAAAATTCATGGATAAGAAAACAATTTGCCAGTGATTTATCGTATGATGCAATAAATAAATTAGCGAGTAATATAGCGGTTGGCTCGGAAGGAATTTTCGTGGTTCCATTCGGTAACGGCTCGGAACGTGTTTTGCAGAATAAAAACATCAAAGGGCAGATTCTTGGAATAGATTTTAATAGACATACAAAAGAACATCTGTTCAGAGCCGCACAGGAAGGGATTGCATTTTCATTGAAATATGGTGTCGATATTATGAAAGAAATGGGGTTGAACATTAATGTTATTCGCGCAGGAAATGTGAATATGTTTCTTAGCCCGATTTTGCGGCAAACTTTATAG